The following are encoded together in the Ovis aries strain OAR_USU_Benz2616 breed Rambouillet chromosome 15, ARS-UI_Ramb_v3.0, whole genome shotgun sequence genome:
- the LOC101122721 gene encoding olfactory receptor 52N4 yields MLMLNKTERVPSSFILNGIPGLEEVHIWISFPFCSMYVVAMAGNCGLLYLIYCEDSLHKPMYYFLAMLSLTDLVICSSTVPKALSIFWFHLKKISFGGCLIQMFFVHTFTGMESGVLMLMALDRYVAICYPLRYSTILTNPVIAKAGLSTFLRGVLLIIPFPFLIKRLPYCRGNVIPHTYCDHMSVAKLSCGNIKVNAIYGLIVALLIGGFDILCITVSYTMILRAVVSLSSAEARRKAFSTCTAHICAIVFSYSPAFFFFFSHRFGSHTIPPSCHIIIANIYLLLPPTMNPVVYGVKTKQIRDCVSGILSGSKNTKPQNI; encoded by the coding sequence ATGCTAATGCTGAATAAAACGGAGCGGGTCCCATCCTCATTCATTCTGAATGGAAtcccaggactggaagaggtgcatatttggatttccttcccattctgcTCCATGTATGTTGTAGCTATGGCAGGGAATTGTGGCCTCCTCTACCTCATCTACTGTGAGGACTCCTTGCACAAACCTATGTATTACTTCTTGGCCATGCTTTCCCTAACGGATCTTGTCATATGCTCTAGCACAGTCCCTAAAGCCCTCTCCATCTTCTGGTTTCATCTCAAGAAAATCAGCTTTGGTGGATGCCTGATTCAGATGTTCTTCGTCCACACCTTCACAGGGATGGAGTCTGGGGTGCTCATGCTCATGGCCCTGgaccgctacgtggccatctgcTACCCTCTGCGCTACTCAACTATCCTCACAAATCCCGTCATTGCAAAGGCGGGTCTGTCCACCTTTCTCAGAGGGGTGTTGCTCAtcattcccttccctttcctcatcAAGCGCCTGCCCTACTGCAGAGGCAATGTAATCCCCCACACTTACTGTGACCACATGTCTGTGGCCAAGTTGTCTTGTGGAAATATCAAGGTCAATGCCATCTATGGTCTGATTGTTGCCCTCCTGATTGGGGGTTTTGACATCCTGTGCATCACAGTCTCCTACACCATGATCCTGAGGGCAGTGGTCAGCCTCTCCTCAGCAGAAGCTCGGCGGAAGGCCTTCAGCACCTGCACAGCTCACATCTGTGCTATAGTTTTCTCCTACAGCCcagccttcttcttcttcttttcccatcgCTTTGGGAGCCATACAATCCCTCCCTCTTGTCACATCATTATAGCCAATATTTACCTACTGTTGCCTCCAACTATGAATCCTGTTGTGTATGGGG